Part of the Helicobacter bilis genome is shown below.
GCATAGCATGTTTAAAGTTTAGAATCCTTTGTGTGAAGTCCGTAGTATCAAATGTATCTAAATGTATGATATTAATGCCTGTATATTCATAAATAAACTTATCAACATTCAAGTCAATAACACCATTCATAACAAGGCAGAGAATCTCTATATCACGCTGTTTCAAGGTATTAATGCTCAATATAATATGATTTATTGCCCCAAGATAATATTTACCAACTAAAATCGTTGGTCGCTTGTAGCTTTGCATATAATCTAACATACAGCTATACTCATCAAGCGGGGAAAATAAGCCACCTGCAAGCTCAATTACCACATTATCCCTTGTTGGTAATGCAATATCTAAGCCCTTATATTGCACATTCTCATGTAATTTAGCAATATGTGGTGAAGCCGGTGTTTTAAGACAAATACCCTCACCCAAAACTTCTGTATTAGGGCTAAAACGCTGCACGACTTCACAATCTCTTGGTGTGCCCGCTTGTATAAGCTTAAAATATGCGTAGTTAAAACTCGCACAAAAAGCAGCACTCACATGTGTTTTACCAACATCAGTATGTATTCCGCTTATATAAATTTGCATACTATCCCTTTAACTTTGAAGTATTCTCACATGGGAGTGTAGCAAATATTCTCTAAATCATATAAACAGATTGCCATGTCTAAGCATAAAATGTAAAAAACCTTTATATATTAAGAATAGATCGCGATTTTTAAGCATACACTACTTACATATAAAAAGTCCTTATTTCAATTGAAATTGCGATTACAACACATCATATTGCTGTCCTACACACCCCACATAAATTTTGGCATAAAAATGCTTTGTGCTTTTGTCGCTATGCTATCTGTAAGTTTATCAAGCAATACTTCCATTTTATCTTTTTTTAGCCATACAATCTCTTCTACTCCACTTAGATTCTGTAATATTTTTTCTACTTCACTCATACTATTTACACCATCTATTAAACCAAGTTTTAGGGCATTACTTGCACTAAAGATCTTGCCTTCAGCAAAATCTAGATGATTTTTAGCCTTCAGTCTTTCACCCCTTGCGGCGATCACATCACTATAAAACATTTTGTATTGCTCTTGTGTGAGATTGTTTATAAACTCTTTTTCTGTGTTTTTCCATTTACGCGTGATTGAGCCTATCTCTTTATATTCACCAGCACTAACCCCTTGCATTTTTATGCCTATTTTATCCATTGCTTCTTCAAAGTTTGGCGCACTAAAGATGACACCGATAGACCCCACTAATGCACCACGATTTGCATAAATGCTATGTGCATACATTCCTGCATAATAGCTACCACTTGCCATAAGCGATTGCGTATAAGCAACAACGGGTATTTTTTCATTCAGCTCTTTTATCATATCTGCTATTTCAATACTCGCTCCCACAGCCCCACCCGGTGAATCTATAAGCAGTAAAACCCCTTTAATATCATCATTTTTCTTAATAGCTTCTATTTGTGCGGCAAAGCTTTCACTCTCATAAATAGGGAAGTTTAGATAAAGTTTTGCTAGATTTGGTTTAGATTCTATCTCTTCATCACTTGCAAGAGTGGCTAAAAAAAGCACAATAAGAAGTAATACCACAACCTTAAAATAAGTATTAATAAAATCAAAAATACCCTTAATGCCCTTCCATAACACATGAAATATTTGCATAATAATCCTTTGCGTAAATATAGGGCTAGTATTATACTCTATTTTCAATAATGGCTTTGTTGGGTGCTACTTGAAGTATTTGTGTATAATTGCAAAAAGTAGATATGCAAGGAATAGTATGCAGGTTTATACAAATCTTAGTAAGATATATCGCGTATGGATAAGCCTTTTTATCGGCGTGATTGTAGGGAGTATTGGGAGTGTTGTGAGGATTGGCTGGGAGGTGCTATTCCCCCTATCTTTACAAATGCCCTTAGATTCTAACGCAGAGTATATATTGCAGTTATTATGTATTGATTTGAATCTACTTAGTTTGAAATATGTGTTTAGTGATGGCTACGAGTGGAGTGTAGTCTATCTTGTATGGCAGTTTTTATTTTCGATTTTTTTTAGTTTGTTTTATATTTTATTTGCGGAATTTTGGCAAAAGCTAAAATTTGCACATGGAATCTTTTATGGCATTATGTTGTGGCTATGTGTGTATGTTTTATTTCTGCCTTTGTGCGGATTTGTAAGAGTAGATTCTATGTTTAGCTATTATGTATGCAGCTTTATAGAATCTTTACTTTGGATATGGATTATCGAGCTTACAAGAAGGGATTTGCGTAATAGAATCACACACGAAAGAGATCCATTCTAGTGGCTAAATGGGGGGGGGGGGGTGTTTGCGCGGGAATAGCGATGGGATTTATCGTAGCGATTTCTGCACAAGCACTGCAGCGATAGGTGTAGAAAGGCGTTTGCGTATTGCATGAATTGCAACTATAAGTAAAGCTAATATCTGCCTTTATATGTGAGTATAATAATAAAAGTTGCAATACTTCAAGCGTAAAATCTTCACTTTTTTGGTATCCACTCACAAAGCCTTTTGCATGATAAATTGCCATTAAATCACTTCTATTCGCAATAAAATCAAAAGGCACTTCATGTTTTTGAAAATGCCATAAAATATCAATATAGGGCATAATATCTTGTAATAATAGAATCTTTTGCCAAAATAGCCCGACATTATAAAGCCGAAAATGCCGCAGGATAATATTTCTTAGCGTAGGGTCTTTTTCATAAAACATGAGTAGCTTTTCTTGCTGGTCTGCTAGAGAAATATGATGACTACTGCATAGCTGCATAACTTTTAGATAATTTTTAGTATGCCATATTTTTTTCATGGAGAATTTAGAATCAGCATTTGCGCTCACAATCTCTTCTAAGCTATTTAATGCTTCTATGGCTTCATCATAATGTTTTAGATTCTCACAGGTTCGCATATAGTATTCAAGAATACGGATATTATGCGGATAATAACGCAAAATTTCCAAAAAGATATTTTTACTTCTCTCCAAAAAACCAGCCCTATAATAACTATCACCGAGTAACTCTAGAATCTCTAGCTTTTCGTGCATCTCAAGTGGCTTTTCACTCAAGGTTTTATAAATGGCAATAGCTTGTTCATAATCCCCTGCTTTTGCGTAAGTCTGTGCGATTAATATGAGTGTTTGCGTAGCATTTTTAGCATGAGCGATAAACTCATCGATATTTTGCTGCAAACCAATACTATCAAACTGCTTACCTAAATTATCGATTAAATCTTGCTTTCGCTTATGCGCTCTAGTCCGCTTTAAAGAATCTAAAAAAAATACAAATGCTACCATAAATAGCAACGCAAGTATGCCAAATATCGGGTTTCTATACGCATTTAATATTTCAATCATGTTATGCCTTATTGGAATCTAATTTTTGTATTATAGCTTAGAATGTTTTTAAGATGGTGTTTGTGTGTTTAGAAAACTAGATGCTCAAACATTCAGGTGGATTATCGGGGTAATTTAGAGGGCAATAGTTTAGTTTTAAGTTTGCAGTTTTTCTTATTTTGTATAGCCTGAGAGAGATTGCTGTTAATAGATCCTATATAGTTTTATGTGCTTGTATATAGATTTCTTCACTATCTTTGTATGTTAGAAAGTTGTTTTATTTAAGATAAATTTGATTAGATTATGATGAGAGTTTGTATTCTTTGCCTACTTTTATTTGAAGATTAGAAATAAATAATTTTATTAAAACCCAGCTCATATTGCTTATATTCTTTAAAATCTTTTATAAGACGAGACATTATGGTATTGTTTATTTGAAAAGATTGTTGAGCATAAACAATTCTACTCACCAAATGCTTCTTTATAGTTCTGTGCCTCTCTTTGCAGAAGCTTTAAAAGATTTATATCGCCTTTGTATTTTGTCTGCAAAATTGAACGCATTGTAGGAATATCATCACAACCTTGTGCCATTTTTTCAAGTTCGCTTATCCGTTGTT
Proteins encoded:
- the sppA gene encoding signal peptide peptidase SppA, translating into MQIFHVLWKGIKGIFDFINTYFKVVVLLLIVLFLATLASDEEIESKPNLAKLYLNFPIYESESFAAQIEAIKKNDDIKGVLLLIDSPGGAVGASIEIADMIKELNEKIPVVAYTQSLMASGSYYAGMYAHSIYANRGALVGSIGVIFSAPNFEEAMDKIGIKMQGVSAGEYKEIGSITRKWKNTEKEFINNLTQEQYKMFYSDVIAARGERLKAKNHLDFAEGKIFSASNALKLGLIDGVNSMSEVEKILQNLSGVEEIVWLKKDKMEVLLDKLTDSIATKAQSIFMPKFMWGV
- a CDS encoding tetratricopeptide repeat protein produces the protein MIEILNAYRNPIFGILALLFMVAFVFFLDSLKRTRAHKRKQDLIDNLGKQFDSIGLQQNIDEFIAHAKNATQTLILIAQTYAKAGDYEQAIAIYKTLSEKPLEMHEKLEILELLGDSYYRAGFLERSKNIFLEILRYYPHNIRILEYYMRTCENLKHYDEAIEALNSLEEIVSANADSKFSMKKIWHTKNYLKVMQLCSSHHISLADQQEKLLMFYEKDPTLRNIILRHFRLYNVGLFWQKILLLQDIMPYIDILWHFQKHEVPFDFIANRSDLMAIYHAKGFVSGYQKSEDFTLEVLQLLLLYSHIKADISFTYSCNSCNTQTPFYTYRCSACAEIATINPIAIPAQTPPPPHLATRMDLFRV
- the bioD gene encoding dethiobiotin synthase, with protein sequence MQIYISGIHTDVGKTHVSAAFCASFNYAYFKLIQAGTPRDCEVVQRFSPNTEVLGEGICLKTPASPHIAKLHENVQYKGLDIALPTRDNVVIELAGGLFSPLDEYSCMLDYMQSYKRPTILVGKYYLGAINHIILSINTLKQRDIEILCLVMNGVIDLNVDKFIYEYTGINIIHLDTFDTTDFTQRILNFKHAMQPYLVENGLLTNGF
- a CDS encoding DUF1440 domain-containing protein codes for the protein MQVYTNLSKIYRVWISLFIGVIVGSIGSVVRIGWEVLFPLSLQMPLDSNAEYILQLLCIDLNLLSLKYVFSDGYEWSVVYLVWQFLFSIFFSLFYILFAEFWQKLKFAHGIFYGIMLWLCVYVLFLPLCGFVRVDSMFSYYVCSFIESLLWIWIIELTRRDLRNRITHERDPF